The DNA window AGCTTTTTGGAACTTTGACGCGTTGTTTCAGCCTCAAGACCATCCCGCGCGCGAGATGATGGACACGTTCTATCTTTCCAGTCCTAACTCTGGAGAACTGCCCGAAAAAAGCGTTGTAGACGCTGTTGCAAAAACGCATGAAGATGGTTGGACGACTGGTTCGAAGGGTTGGGGCTACAAATGGAGCCAGAAAGAGGCTAAGAGGCTAGTGTTGCGGACGCATACAACGTCTGAAACCATCAAATACCTTTCAAAGCATAAGAAACCGCCGATTAAAGTCTTTTCAGTTGACCGAGTTTATCGAAATGAACAACTTACATACAAGCACACGGCGGAATTTTATCAGATAGAAGGCATCGTAGTAGACAAAGGAGTTACGTTACGCGATTTGATGGGCACCTTGAAAACGTTCTACAGCCGTTTTGGGTTGAAAATGGTGCAGTTCTGGCCTTGCTATTTTCCCTACACTGAGCCTTCAGCGCAAGCGATGGTTTATGTTCCGAAGCTTAAGCATTGGATGGAGCTTTGCGGTATGGGCATGTTTAGGCCTGAAGTTTTAGCTCCGATGGGTATAAAGTATCCTGTTTTGGCTTGGGGAGGAGGACTGGAACGCATCGCCATGCTGGAACTCGGGCTTGATGACATACGATTGTTGTATGGTAACCGCCTAGGGTGGATTAGGAGGACACCTATATGCCGGTGACCACGTTAGACAGAGAAAGGTTCTCCAAATTTGTGGAACGAAAACTCACATCGGCGGAAATGACCAAGTGGCTGCCCTGGCTAGGTCTTGACATCGAAGAAGTTGGAGAAGACCATGTGAAAGTGGAGTTCAATCCCAACCGCATCGACTTCTGCAGCTACGCCGGAGTAGCAAGGGCTTTCAAAGGGCTGAGAAGTTGGAAGACGGGATTACCAAAATACAACGTGAAAGATGGCAGAACCGTGCTTAACATTAACGAAGCGGTCTCTGAAGTTAGACCTTTCATGCTCGCAGCTATTGTGCGTGACATAAAGCTTGATGAAGAAGACGTTGTCGATTTGATGGAGATGCAGGAAGATTTGCATTGGGGCATAGGTAGAGACCGCAAGAAAGCTTCCATCGGCGTACACAATTTAGACCTAGTAGAGCCGCCTTTTACCTTTACTGCAGTCAAGCCGAACAGTGTGAAATTTGTTCCATTAGACAAGACTGAAGAGATGACTCTGAAAGAGATTCTGGAAAAGCATGAAAAAGGAATGGCATATAAACATCTGGTCGACTGGGCGCCGAAATATCCGCTACTAATCGACAAAGATAGCAAGGTGCTTTCCATGCCGCCGATAATAAATGGCGAACTAACAAGAATCAACGAAGAGACTGAAAACTTGTTCCTTGACGTAACTGGCACAGATTATGCTGCAGTTGAAAAGAGCTTAAACGTGCTTTCCACCGCTCTCGCAGACATGGGAGGCACCATCGAAAGGGTCAAAGTGAAATACTCCGACCATACGGTGTTTTCGCCCGATTTAAGCCCCAAAAAAATGAAACTTCAAACCGCTTACGCCAACGAGTTGCTGGGTTTTAGACTTTTTGATTCAAAAATTGTTGAGTGCTTAGAAAAGTGTAGGCTAGGAGCTAAAAAAGTTGGAAAAGGTTTTGTTGAAGTGGCGATTCCAGCTTACCGTATTGATATTCTTCATGAAGTGGACTTGGTGGAAGAAGTGGCGATTGGCTATGGCTATTACAAGCTTAAACCAACCTTTCCATCTTCAGTCACCATCGGCAAACAACATCTTGCCAACAAAACGGCAAACATGGCAAGGCAAATCGTGATAGGGTTGGGCTTCACAGAAGTCATGAATTTCACGCTGACAAACGAAAATCTGCATTACAAAAAGATGCGTAGAAAAGCTGAAAAACCTGTCAAGCTTGCCAATCCTGTCTCATCCGAATACACCATAATGCGGCAAGACTTGCTACCTAGTTTGATGAAAAATCTTGCAGACAATAAGCATGAAAGCTTTCCGCAGAGGCTGTTTGAAATCTCGGATGTAGTGCGGCTGAATAACAAGCTGGAGACACAATGCGAAAGACGATTACACATAGCTGCAGTATCATCCCATGCAACCGCAAACTTCACCAAAATAAAATCTGCTGTAGAAGCGTTGATGGCAAACATGGGCTTAAAACGTTGGAAAATAAACGCGACAGAGCATTCAAGTTTTATCGATGGAAGAGCCGCAACAATCGGTGTCAAAAACAAGCAGATAGGCATTGTTGGCGAAGTACATCCAGAGGTCTTAAACAATTTCGAACTAGAAAACCCTACAGCAGCTTTTGAAATCAATTTAGAAGCTTTGATAGACTAGAAAACCTTTTCCCTATGTTCTTCTGTTATTACATTAGCGATGATATGAGCAACAAGAATCCCACCGCAACTCTCTCTTTGAGGGCTCGTGCAGACGGACTTGACAGAAGCTTGCGTAACTGCTTGCTGGTGACGAAGAGCTTACCCAAACACGAGACACGGTGGGCGCGGGTGAATAACCTCCCACGCCAGAGAGAGCTTAGCAAAGAAGAGCGTAAAGCTCCACCAATGAAGTTAAGTGTTAGGTAACGTGGGATACACACCGCCCGCGACAAAGAGAACTTTTAAGTCTCTAATCATCGAATGTTAAGAAGAATAATTAGAGGGCTACACTGTTGGACATCGAAAAAAGACTTGATCTTGTTATGCGCAATACTGTGGAAGTCATAATCCCTGCTGAGCTACGCTCCTTACTTGAAACAAAAACTCAACCTCGCACTTACTGGGGTTTCGAGTTAAGCGGTCTCATGCACATAGGCTTAGGTTTGGTCTGTGGCTCAAAAATCAAAGATATGGTTGAAGCAGGCTTCCATTTCATCGTTTTCCTCGCAGACTGGCATTCGTGGATCAACAACAAGCTCGACGGCAAAATGGAAAACATACGTTTGTGCGGTGAATACTTCAAGGAATGCTTTATTGCACTGGGCATAAAGAACGTTGAGTACTTGTGGGCAACAGACCTTGCCAAAGACATTGAATACTGGGAAAAAGTTGTAAAGATAAGCAAAAACGCTTCAGTTCAACGCATATGGAGAGCCTTACCTATCATGGGTAGAGAAATGAACCTCTCGGACATCGAGACTGCCTGGCTGTTCTACCCATGCATGCAAGCGGCAGACATATTCTACATGGAACTCGATGTGGCGTGTGCTGGTATGGAACAACGCAAAGCTCACATGCTCTCTCGTGACATCGCAGAAAAATTACACTGGCAAAAACCATCATGCATTCACACTCCCTTACTCATGGGACTAGAAGGACCAGCCAAAAGCGATAGACAGCTTGACGAAAATGCTGCAATAAACTTGCAAATAGTCTCAAAAATGTCCAAGAGTATACCAAGCTCATGTATCTTCGTACACGACTCGCCAGAAGACATCAAAACCAAGTTGAAGAACGCATATTGCCCACCTAAACAAGTAAGTGGCAACCCGGTGCTAGAAGCATCACAGCTAACTGTTTTCACTAACACTAAAGAGCTAACAATAACACGTCCACCTAAATACGGAGGCACCGAAACCTTCACTAACTACGCTGAACTCGAAAAAGCCTACAAAGAAGGAAAAATACACCCACTAGACCTAAAAAACGCAGTCGCAGAAGCCCTAATACAAATATTAGAACCAGTTCGAAGCCACTTCAAAAAACATCCAGAAAAACTAGAAAAGATGAAGAAAATCGAAGTAACAAGGTAAAACAACTTTGTCAACCCACCTAAAAGAAAAACTAGAGAAAATCGAAAAACTACTGGAAAGACTAGCCCTCCAATCAGCTAAGGGCATACCTATAGTTGTGGAAGGCCAAAGTGATGTTGATGTACTTCGCAAACTCGCGTTGTGCGGCGACATAATTGCAGCAAAAACAAGAAAATCCTTCCTTGCGTTAGTAACAGAAATAGAAAAACTAGACGTAGAAGAAGTAGTATTGTTGATGGATTTTGACAGACGCGGCAAAGAATGGACCAAACGTTTAACACAGTACCTTGAACAAACCAAAGTGAAACCAAACACGTTCTTCTGGCAAGAACTCCGCAACCGTGTAAGTCACGATGTCAAAGACATAGAAAGCTTGCTGCCCTATCTACACACTTTAAAGAAGAAGAGTGGAAATTCGCAAACTATAATAGAGAGAACACTGTAGCGAATATTCGGTTTACGTTTCACATTAAGTGATGCTAATCCTTACACATATCACTCGGAGGTGACGTTAATGGGACCATCACAAACTGTTACAGTAAAGTATGTAATCCGCGCAAAATTTGAAATCGACGGAGTTGTAGAAAAACCAGACGTTATCGGAGCGGTTTTCGGCCAAACAGAAGGCCTATTTGGGCCCGAATTAGATTTACGGGAACTGCAAAAATCTGGCAGAATTGGAAGAATCGAAATCAATTTACAATCAAAACAGGACAAGACAACTGGAACCATCACCATACCGACAAGCCTCGACCGCGTTTCCACAGCCATACTCGCCGCCAGTATAGAAAGTATAAACCGCGTAGGACCGTGCAACTCCAAAGTCACACTGGAAAAGGTTGAAGACATACGTGATGCAAGACGCAAACTCATCGTAGACCGCGCAAAAGAGATTCTTCACAAATGGAAAATTGAATCCATGCCAAGTACAGAGGAAGTTTTTCGCGAAGTCTCAGAAACACTGCGAACAGCAAAAGTTGAAGAATATGGCAAAGAAAAACTTACAGCTGGCCCGGGAATTGAAAACGTGAAAGAGATAATTGTTGTTGAAGGCAGAGCTGATGTTCTGAATCTCTTGAGATGCGGAATACTAAATGTCATTGCACTTGAAGGAGCGAAAATACCTGAAGCAATAATCAAACTATGCAAAGAAAAGGAGGCAACGGCTTTTCTAGACGGTGATCGCGGTGGAGATTTGATACTCAAGGAATTGATGCAAGTAACAAACGCTAAGTATATTGCAAGGGCTCCACGAGGAGTGGAAGTTGAGGAACTAAACTGTAAGGAAATTATTACAGCACTTGACCGAAAAGTTCCGATGGAACCAATTAAACTAAGGAAGGAAAGACGCAGAGTACTTGTTCCAAAACAAATTGTTGCGGTCGCGAAGGAGTTAGAGGGCACTCTCGAGGCTGTATTGCTTAACAAAAAGATGGAGAAAATGGAGAGCTTGCCAGTGAGCGAGCTTGCGGAAAAGCTTCAGCAAACAGAGGACATAGACACTGTGGTTTTCGACGGTGTCATAACACAACGTTTAGTAGATGTTGCCAACCAGAAGAAGGTCAAATACTTGGTGGCTGCACGTATTTCAG is part of the Candidatus Bathyarchaeota archaeon genome and encodes:
- the pheT gene encoding phenylalanine--tRNA ligase subunit beta encodes the protein MPVTTLDRERFSKFVERKLTSAEMTKWLPWLGLDIEEVGEDHVKVEFNPNRIDFCSYAGVARAFKGLRSWKTGLPKYNVKDGRTVLNINEAVSEVRPFMLAAIVRDIKLDEEDVVDLMEMQEDLHWGIGRDRKKASIGVHNLDLVEPPFTFTAVKPNSVKFVPLDKTEEMTLKEILEKHEKGMAYKHLVDWAPKYPLLIDKDSKVLSMPPIINGELTRINEETENLFLDVTGTDYAAVEKSLNVLSTALADMGGTIERVKVKYSDHTVFSPDLSPKKMKLQTAYANELLGFRLFDSKIVECLEKCRLGAKKVGKGFVEVAIPAYRIDILHEVDLVEEVAIGYGYYKLKPTFPSSVTIGKQHLANKTANMARQIVIGLGFTEVMNFTLTNENLHYKKMRRKAEKPVKLANPVSSEYTIMRQDLLPSLMKNLADNKHESFPQRLFEISDVVRLNNKLETQCERRLHIAAVSSHATANFTKIKSAVEALMANMGLKRWKINATEHSSFIDGRAATIGVKNKQIGIVGEVHPEVLNNFELENPTAAFEINLEALID
- the dnaG gene encoding DNA primase DnaG encodes the protein MGPSQTVTVKYVIRAKFEIDGVVEKPDVIGAVFGQTEGLFGPELDLRELQKSGRIGRIEINLQSKQDKTTGTITIPTSLDRVSTAILAASIESINRVGPCNSKVTLEKVEDIRDARRKLIVDRAKEILHKWKIESMPSTEEVFREVSETLRTAKVEEYGKEKLTAGPGIENVKEIIVVEGRADVLNLLRCGILNVIALEGAKIPEAIIKLCKEKEATAFLDGDRGGDLILKELMQVTNAKYIARAPRGVEVEELNCKEIITALDRKVPMEPIKLRKERRRVLVPKQIVAVAKELEGTLEAVLLNKKMEKMESLPVSELAEKLQQTEDIDTVVFDGVITQRLVDVANQKKVKYLVAARISDVVKQPLNVHLITFSDIQG
- a CDS encoding tyrosine--tRNA ligase, which produces MDIEKRLDLVMRNTVEVIIPAELRSLLETKTQPRTYWGFELSGLMHIGLGLVCGSKIKDMVEAGFHFIVFLADWHSWINNKLDGKMENIRLCGEYFKECFIALGIKNVEYLWATDLAKDIEYWEKVVKISKNASVQRIWRALPIMGREMNLSDIETAWLFYPCMQAADIFYMELDVACAGMEQRKAHMLSRDIAEKLHWQKPSCIHTPLLMGLEGPAKSDRQLDENAAINLQIVSKMSKSIPSSCIFVHDSPEDIKTKLKNAYCPPKQVSGNPVLEASQLTVFTNTKELTITRPPKYGGTETFTNYAELEKAYKEGKIHPLDLKNAVAEALIQILEPVRSHFKKHPEKLEKMKKIEVTR